In Mangifera indica cultivar Alphonso chromosome 14, CATAS_Mindica_2.1, whole genome shotgun sequence, the DNA window AttcttacaaaattatatatgtgtgtggTGCGTGTAATTTATTATGTGCATAGGTGGGAAAGATGAAAATCAGTGAGGGAATCAAGTGTTTGCAAGATTTAAGCTTCATATTTGTATGGAACTAGGCAAGGGTCACTTTGTTTCTAAGCTTCATATTGAGTTAACTAAGGTTTATTTGTAGGGAAGGAGATGGCTCTAATAACCATTCAGATTGATCCTCAAGATTATTTTCAAGTAAGTATTTATTTTCTCGCTCACGTTcatacaatattatatctctCTTATATGTGTGTGTAATTTATGTACGTAGGAGGGAAAGAAGAAAATCACTGAGGGATTCAAGTGTTTGCATGATTTAGTTCAATGGTGTAAGCACAACTCAAGCCCTGAAAATAGTGGAATCCTCCATGAAACCATGACCTACCTTCAATTTCTTCCACGACGAATACAAGTAAACGTTCTAAAATCCTTCATTGTTGAGAACTGGAATTTTTTATCACCACAAAACTGGTGTTGTGGTtttgattttctattttattatattatatactcCAAGAGTAagagtaaatatttaattgaaatcatatcaaaacaaattaactatttttttgttttaattcaagAAAATAATGAAGTGTTCAATTTACTTAATTATGAGGAATCATACTCTACTGTTAATGTTTTCGTTCCTGCTTGGTCCGATCTGAAGTGACATAGTTTCTTCCTTCCATTAGGAAATTGAATCCGCAGCACATCAAGGAGGAGCAACACCTGCATCTTTCAATGTCCATGGAACAGATCTACAATGTGGGCAGGTTCTTCGTTAATGTTGTATTAGGAatagtttatatgattttatattgacCTATGAGGAATAACACttgcaatttttttccttttatttattgaaaacacAAAGGTGATCGAATCTTTAGCACGGCAGGGAGATGCATTTGAATCTAATCCCCACGTCAATGAACAGGTaaccatttctctctctctctcttttttaattatacaatagtAATGTTTTAGTGaaattgttttcatataattaattattaaacatattgcctcaattaaagaaaaataaatacattcaGTTATTTGCTAATTGGGTTGTCAcgttaaatagaaaaataaataatatttagtcatttgcattttattatttattaagtgaaaatttgtttgtatgttAACAGGAAATCACTCAAATAAGAGAAcaaaatgtcaattttaaacttattccAAATCCAGAGATTAATATGGGGATgaataaaaagcaaaaattgAGGTCAGATGTTTGGAATTACTTCACAAAGTATGAAAATAAAGATAAGGAGGTTAAGGCCCAGTGTCAATATTGTAAGAAAGATTTTGATGGATCAAGTAAGAGTGGAACTACACATCTCAGAAATCATCTAAAAAGTTGTTTGAAAAATCTAGATAAAGTAACAAATAAAGTGAAAGACATTATTGTGGTTGATCAAGAGCTAAATCACTCTAATTTGGTGCGAAAGGTTATTAAATATGGGTAGAACAGCATAAAATACGATATAATTAAGGTttatgaagaagagaaaaataagttgtataaatatttagataaactTCTTGGTCGTTTTAATGTAACGATTGAAGATGATGCAGAGAGCTTTGATATTGAGTTTGTGAAGATTTGGTTTATTGATGATAAATGGAAATTGAAAACgaagattatttatttaaagaattatgATAGTGATGAAAAAACCTTAAATGAAGACTCTTTAAAGCGTTTGATTCAAGATTGgaacatagataaaagaattttgtctATGGTTGATTACAGGAGCAATCCATCAGAAGATATGGTACCTCAGCTTACCAATTGGCTTAATGAAAGAGCTTCACTTCCTTTCATCGGGAATTATAAGAcatataatgatttattatttgattttgaatcgAAAGTAGAAAATGTGATGTGGACAAGTGGTGCTTTGTCCGAAGTGTGGGAACTCAAAAAGTACTACATGACATcatcaaacaaatataagttTGACTTAGCGGTAAAACAAGTTGAGTCCATGGGTAAAAAAGTGACTTCCAAATATAATGATGATTGTTTTCTATATGATTTCAAATTGCTTGATTGGGCAATGGGATATAAAGAAGTATTTTGTGAACTGGAGCGCATAGATCCTGATTTCAGGTCTTCCAATTTTGATTGGGATGACGCTACTTCACTGCACAGTTTTTGGGTAGTGGTtgaagatataaaaaatgatctTCAGAAACTGGGAGATTCTAAGTTGGCAAACAAGTGTTTCCCTATGGTTTAtgacattttttcaaaaatgcTACAGTTCAAAAATACTGAAAATCAGTACTTTCGCCTTGCTGCATTACGTTGCAGAAAAATTTTTGATGAATGTTGCAACAACTTTAAGTTGGTAATTATAATCACAGTGATTCTGGATCCAAGATTTAAACTAGATATTGTAGAGCGTTTCTACAATGAAGTTTATGATAATGAGGGAGACTTACACTTCAAGAAAATGATGGATGATGTTACAAATATTTACAATGAATATGCGAGGGATCTCAACAA includes these proteins:
- the LOC123196199 gene encoding uncharacterized protein LOC123196199 isoform X2; translated protein: MALITIQIDPQDYFQEGKKKITEGFKCLHDLVQWCKHNSSPENSGILHETMTYLQFLPRRIQEIESAAHQGGATPASFNVHGTDLQCGQVIESLARQGDAFESNPHVNEQEITQIREQNVNFKLIPNPEINMGMNKKQKLRSDVWNYFTKYENKDKEVKAQCQYCKKDFDGSSKSGTTHLRNHLKSCLKNLDKVTNKVKDIIVVDQELNHSNLVRKVIKYG
- the LOC123196199 gene encoding uncharacterized protein LOC123196199 isoform X3, producing the protein MALITIQIDPQDYFQEGKKKITEGFKCLHDLVQWCKHNSSPENSGILHETMTYLQFLPRRIQEIESAAHQGGATPASFNVHGTDLQCGQVIESLARQGDAFESNPHVNEQEQSIRRYGTSAYQLA
- the LOC123196199 gene encoding zinc finger BED domain-containing protein RICESLEEPER 3-like isoform X1 produces the protein MHLNLIPTSMNRSNPSEDMVPQLTNWLNERASLPFIGNYKTYNDLLFDFESKVENVMWTSGALSEVWELKKYYMTSSNKYKFDLAVKQVESMGKKVTSKYNDDCFLYDFKLLDWAMGYKEVFCELERIDPDFRSSNFDWDDATSLHSFWVVVEDIKNDLQKLGDSKLANKCFPMVYDIFSKMLQFKNTENQYFRLAALRCRKIFDECCNNFKLVIIITVILDPRFKLDIVERFYNEVYDNEGDLHFKKMMDDVTNIYNEYARDLNNSSMVRANANETASSKSDFDRYLTDFKVPPQEGFDILEWWRVNSPIYPTVAAMARDFLSIPIFNSPDMWSEAEDGFADIYNGNLDDDLKDAMICTKVWLNDRDCM